Proteins co-encoded in one Puniceicoccaceae bacterium genomic window:
- a CDS encoding monovalent cation/H+ antiporter subunit D family protein, translating into MDTYVSTTPLFAMLVSLVVVPLILMSGRHPNLREFWTILAAILKFALVCSLLPGALQGQSAAITLLEIAPGIALELKADPFGVFFALIASGLWIPTSFYSIGYMRGNGEGQQTRYFASFAVCLSATIGIAFSANLLTFIIFYEILTLATYPLVIHKENKEAIAAGRKYLAYTLTAGLLLIIGAGVVYHLTGTLNFEAGGILEHGMLNPHAALTLFIVFVAGVGVKAGIMPLHSWLPAAMAAPTPVSALLHAVAVVKSGVFALARVTGFIFGPETLHHFALNDLLVWIALTTILLASLLAFRQDNLKKRLAYSTVGHLSYIVLGVALLTPSGWTGGLFHIATHATMKITLFFCAGAIYVNLHRTHISQLDGIGKVMPWTMGAFTVGSLGLCGVPLVNGFLSKWFLGVGTLEAGLPFALLVLVLSGLLNAGYFFPILYRAFFKEGSGLEQYTEARPAMVIPLVSTAVLSLVFGLFPNLVFQFFELATQVTLSVIGGS; encoded by the coding sequence ATGGATACCTACGTTTCAACTACTCCCCTTTTTGCCATGCTGGTTTCTCTGGTGGTCGTTCCCCTCATTCTGATGAGTGGCCGTCACCCCAACCTCCGGGAGTTCTGGACGATACTGGCGGCTATCCTGAAATTTGCACTGGTCTGCTCACTGCTTCCCGGAGCTTTGCAGGGGCAGAGTGCAGCCATTACTCTGCTCGAAATTGCCCCCGGCATCGCGCTCGAACTCAAGGCTGATCCCTTTGGAGTGTTCTTCGCGCTGATCGCCTCGGGACTGTGGATTCCCACATCTTTTTATTCGATCGGTTACATGCGCGGCAATGGCGAAGGCCAGCAAACGCGTTACTTTGCAAGTTTTGCGGTGTGCCTTTCGGCCACCATCGGAATCGCCTTTTCCGCCAACTTACTGACTTTCATCATTTTCTACGAAATCCTCACCCTCGCAACCTATCCTCTGGTGATCCACAAGGAAAACAAGGAAGCGATCGCGGCAGGTCGCAAATATCTCGCTTATACGCTCACCGCAGGACTACTCCTCATCATCGGTGCTGGTGTCGTCTATCACCTCACCGGAACCCTCAACTTTGAAGCAGGTGGAATTCTGGAACACGGCATGCTCAATCCACATGCTGCCTTGACTCTGTTTATTGTGTTTGTCGCAGGAGTTGGAGTCAAAGCGGGTATCATGCCTCTGCACAGCTGGCTGCCCGCTGCCATGGCAGCCCCCACCCCTGTCAGCGCACTGCTGCACGCGGTTGCCGTTGTGAAGTCTGGGGTTTTTGCGCTCGCACGCGTTACGGGCTTCATTTTTGGTCCGGAGACACTGCACCATTTTGCGCTGAATGATTTGCTCGTATGGATTGCGCTGACCACAATCTTGCTGGCATCCCTGCTTGCCTTTCGCCAGGACAACCTCAAAAAACGCCTCGCCTATTCGACCGTAGGTCATCTCTCCTACATCGTACTCGGAGTGGCACTGCTCACCCCATCCGGGTGGACTGGTGGTCTGTTCCACATCGCCACTCATGCCACAATGAAGATAACACTCTTCTTCTGTGCAGGAGCGATCTATGTGAATTTGCACCGCACCCACATCAGTCAGCTTGACGGAATTGGTAAGGTGATGCCATGGACCATGGGCGCCTTCACGGTCGGGTCACTGGGACTTTGCGGGGTACCACTGGTCAATGGCTTTTTGAGCAAGTGGTTTCTTGGAGTCGGAACACTCGAAGCAGGACTGCCATTTGCCCTGCTGGTGTTGGTGTTGAGTGGGTTGCTCAATGCCGGGTATTTTTTTCCCATCCTCTACAGGGCCTTTTTCAAGGAAGGCAGTGGACTCGAACAGTATACTGAGGCACGCCCCGCGATGGTCATTCCGCTGGTTTCTACCGCAGTGTTGTCCCTCGTTTTTGGACTGTTTCCCAATCTGGTATTCCAGTTCTTTGAACTCGCCACTCAAGTAACCCTAAGCGTCATTGGAGGAAGTTGA
- a CDS encoding MnhB domain-containing protein — MSRVIPPYIMLFGMYVVFHGHYSPGGGFQGGALMAAAILLVRIVNNDPVQQMQFPRNWCIPMASLGVLIYVGIGLLPLFFGGPFLDYSYLALPGMDPADARSLGILGVEIGVGIAVMAVLVSIYDNLVEADHG; from the coding sequence ATGAGTCGGGTCATCCCGCCGTACATCATGCTTTTTGGCATGTATGTGGTGTTTCACGGACACTACAGTCCGGGTGGCGGATTCCAGGGTGGAGCGTTGATGGCTGCTGCGATTCTGCTTGTCCGTATCGTCAATAATGATCCGGTTCAGCAGATGCAGTTCCCCCGAAATTGGTGCATTCCCATGGCTTCCCTTGGCGTGCTCATCTATGTCGGCATCGGACTACTGCCCCTGTTTTTTGGAGGACCATTTCTGGACTACAGCTATCTGGCATTGCCCGGCATGGATCCCGCTGACGCTCGCTCACTGGGAATTCTTGGCGTCGAAATAGGAGTCGGAATTGCCGTGATGGCAGTTCTGGTAAGCATCTATGACAACCTTGTGGAGGCAGACCATGGCTGA
- the mbhE gene encoding hydrogen gas-evolving membrane-bound hydrogenase subunit E — translation MKVLSAIALFALVALLIYGSTGMPAQGDPEAPAHQYETPAGTPVAAQYYIKYAYRDTHTPNIVTAVLADYRAYDTMGEVIVIAVAGLVCFLLLRKPEDHA, via the coding sequence ATGAAAGTCCTAAGCGCAATAGCACTGTTTGCATTGGTGGCTCTGCTGATCTATGGCTCGACCGGCATGCCCGCTCAGGGGGATCCCGAGGCACCAGCTCATCAATATGAAACGCCAGCGGGAACTCCGGTCGCCGCACAATACTACATCAAATACGCCTACCGCGATACGCACACCCCGAATATTGTCACCGCTGTCCTGGCAGATTACCGGGCATACGATACCATGGGTGAAGTGATTGTCATTGCGGTTGCCGGACTCGTCTGCTTCCTGCTCCTGCGCAAACCCGAAGACCATGCATAA
- a CDS encoding monovalent cation/H+ antiporter complex subunit F: MDLFLIFLSVWMALIIFIPLYRTLVGPTVFDRLLGVGGIGTKTVVFILLIGMVFDRLDMFIDISIAYAILNFIGSIMVAHYFARNKQRRNTE; the protein is encoded by the coding sequence ATGGATCTATTCTTGATATTTCTCTCGGTATGGATGGCGCTGATCATCTTCATCCCGCTTTATCGTACATTGGTCGGACCTACCGTCTTTGACCGTTTGCTGGGTGTGGGAGGAATTGGTACCAAAACAGTCGTATTCATTCTGCTCATTGGCATGGTCTTTGATCGGCTGGACATGTTCATCGATATTTCCATCGCCTACGCCATTCTCAACTTCATTGGTTCGATCATGGTTGCACACTATTTTGCGCGCAACAAACAGCGGAGGAACACAGAATGA
- a CDS encoding monovalent cation/H+ antiporter subunit D family protein — MITEHLPVLLPVSYLVAAFLIPLANLFHKRSAYGIAVVTALLMAVLSIYGFIHVVSHGTIHYSFGGWEAQIGIPYVWDILAAFFSAVVNIVAAVVLLHSWTPVQHELSGRSMTYYAVILVLLAGFNGIIITGDLFNLFVFIEISSLSMYGLIASGGRKAPFAAFRYLILGTIGASLILLGVGYLYFVTGTLNMQDMQQLEPLVRENPAVRVGMLLITVGILIKMAIFPMHGWMPDSYSQAPSTSSALLAGLGTKVSAYILIRVLLFVFGVDFITGQIPVGACIAVLSAIGIIFGSVMAIAQNDLKRMLAYSSAGQIGYIGLGIGLANPLCFIGAVLHVINHAFMKVCLFLVAANLKATVGHTDIRKFNARYKRQFPLTMAAFTIAALSMIGLPPFAGFFSKWYLVLVIVESKLWVYAGVIVVSSLLNAVYFFRILEKVYLRSPDAADDAAETDESTTEPHEAELRMTLPTMVLAIAIVALGIFNVWIVSALEQVIPNLF; from the coding sequence ATGATCACCGAACACCTTCCAGTACTGCTTCCGGTTTCCTATCTGGTGGCAGCTTTTTTAATTCCGCTCGCAAACCTGTTTCACAAACGCAGCGCATATGGGATTGCTGTCGTTACCGCGCTGTTGATGGCAGTGTTATCCATTTATGGATTCATTCACGTGGTATCCCACGGCACCATTCACTATAGTTTTGGCGGATGGGAAGCCCAGATTGGCATCCCCTATGTGTGGGATATTCTAGCAGCCTTCTTCAGTGCAGTCGTGAATATCGTCGCTGCGGTCGTACTGTTACACTCCTGGACTCCTGTTCAACACGAACTTTCCGGGCGAAGCATGACCTACTACGCCGTCATCCTCGTACTGCTGGCGGGCTTTAACGGGATCATCATCACCGGAGATCTGTTCAATCTCTTCGTCTTCATCGAAATTTCATCCCTGTCCATGTATGGACTGATTGCGTCCGGTGGTCGTAAGGCTCCATTTGCCGCATTTCGCTACCTCATCCTGGGAACCATTGGTGCGTCGCTCATCCTGCTAGGAGTGGGTTACCTCTACTTTGTGACGGGTACGCTGAACATGCAGGACATGCAGCAACTCGAACCACTGGTTCGCGAGAACCCCGCCGTTCGGGTCGGCATGCTGCTCATCACGGTGGGCATTCTGATCAAAATGGCAATCTTCCCCATGCACGGATGGATGCCAGACTCCTACTCGCAGGCACCTTCCACTTCCTCAGCATTGCTGGCAGGTTTGGGCACCAAAGTGAGTGCTTACATTCTCATTCGAGTTCTGCTCTTTGTTTTTGGAGTGGATTTCATCACTGGCCAGATTCCTGTGGGTGCCTGCATTGCCGTACTCTCTGCAATCGGAATCATTTTTGGATCTGTGATGGCAATTGCGCAAAACGACCTCAAACGCATGCTCGCCTACAGCAGTGCTGGCCAAATCGGCTACATCGGTCTGGGAATTGGATTGGCAAACCCGCTTTGTTTCATTGGTGCAGTACTGCACGTGATCAACCATGCATTCATGAAGGTTTGCCTCTTCCTCGTAGCCGCCAACCTAAAAGCAACCGTCGGCCATACTGACATCCGCAAATTTAACGCCCGTTACAAACGACAGTTTCCTCTGACAATGGCCGCCTTTACCATCGCGGCACTTTCCATGATTGGACTTCCGCCATTTGCCGGATTTTTCAGTAAGTGGTATCTGGTGTTGGTGATCGTGGAAAGCAAGCTGTGGGTGTATGCGGGTGTGATTGTTGTCAGCAGTCTGCTCAACGCCGTCTACTTCTTCCGCATCCTTGAAAAAGTTTACCTGCGCTCACCTGATGCAGCAGATGATGCTGCGGAAACTGACGAATCCACAACAGAACCCCATGAGGCAGAACTTCGGATGACACTGCCGACCATGGTGCTGGCCATCGCCATCGTGGCATTGGGAATCTTTAACGTATGGATCGTTTCGGCTCTGGAACAAGTGATTCCAAACCTCTTCTAA
- a CDS encoding hydrogenase subunit MbhD domain-containing protein translates to MSFELEWLIYLFLIIAALLALEVRNLLTAVVSLTVFSFMCAILFTVQGAIDVGFTEATVGAGVTGVLYLVLLGKTTRKSKP, encoded by the coding sequence ATGAGTTTCGAATTGGAATGGCTTATCTATCTTTTTCTGATCATTGCCGCACTGCTGGCCCTTGAGGTCCGCAATCTTCTCACTGCTGTCGTTTCGCTCACGGTTTTCAGCTTCATGTGCGCCATCCTTTTTACCGTTCAGGGAGCGATCGACGTCGGCTTCACGGAAGCTACGGTTGGGGCTGGCGTTACCGGAGTACTCTACCTCGTGTTGTTGGGCAAAACCACTCGTAAATCCAAACCATGA
- a CDS encoding RNA polymerase sigma factor — protein sequence MEIHGPALFLFARQQTASLADAQDAYQDGIIKVLRSQKFRKGGEIPPLGRMFLAIKHAAIDLHRQRERRKFRESMFAKDAQDETQQGWFQCGMEKREQQQRLHEVLTSLPASQQEVLILKIWGELTFRDIGEILGIPPATAATRYRTGIAEVRKKMEERV from the coding sequence ATGGAGATACACGGTCCAGCCCTGTTTCTGTTTGCCAGGCAGCAAACTGCCAGCTTGGCAGATGCACAAGACGCTTATCAGGATGGCATCATCAAGGTGTTGCGTTCTCAAAAGTTTCGAAAAGGTGGTGAGATACCACCGTTGGGCCGCATGTTTTTGGCGATCAAGCATGCCGCCATCGATTTGCACCGGCAGCGCGAGCGGCGAAAATTTCGTGAGTCTATGTTTGCCAAAGATGCCCAGGATGAAACGCAGCAGGGTTGGTTCCAGTGTGGTATGGAAAAACGCGAACAGCAGCAGCGATTGCACGAAGTGCTGACTTCGTTGCCCGCGTCGCAACAGGAAGTGCTGATTCTTAAAATATGGGGTGAACTCACATTCCGGGATATTGGAGAAATTTTGGGAATTCCACCCGCAACAGCGGCGACCCGGTATCGCACCGGTATCGCGGAAGTCCGGAAGAAGATGGAGGAAAGGGTATGA
- a CDS encoding redoxin domain-containing protein → MAISTGIQAPDFTLKTKTSEGLQEVTLSDQFGKSATVLLFFPFAFTGVCTEEMCSVRDSLASYQALDAQVYGISVDSPFTLEVMAQKDGINFPLLSDFNKEAASAYDVLYEDFIGFKGVCKRSAFVINKQGKIVYASSSDDPKQLPDFDAILASLKSA, encoded by the coding sequence ATGGCAATCTCTACAGGAATTCAAGCACCCGACTTCACCCTCAAGACCAAAACTTCGGAAGGGCTTCAAGAGGTAACCCTGTCCGATCAGTTTGGAAAATCGGCCACGGTTTTGCTCTTTTTTCCGTTTGCATTTACGGGTGTGTGCACTGAGGAAATGTGTTCGGTGCGGGACTCCCTTGCGAGTTATCAGGCACTGGATGCACAGGTGTATGGCATCAGCGTGGACAGTCCGTTTACCCTTGAGGTGATGGCTCAGAAGGATGGTATCAACTTTCCGCTGCTGAGTGATTTCAACAAGGAAGCTGCATCTGCCTATGATGTGCTTTATGAAGATTTCATTGGTTTCAAGGGAGTGTGCAAGCGCTCGGCATTTGTGATTAACAAGCAGGGTAAGATTGTGTATGCTTCCAGCTCAGACGATCCGAAGCAGCTTCCCGACTTTGACGCTATTTTGGCTTCCCTGAAATCTGCCTGA
- a CDS encoding Na+/H+ antiporter subunit E: MAFWLIMSGMFDPFHIALGIISVALTLWIHHRLLCLGQFEKDDVNGPRLRLIRLIPYFAFLFWSIIQSSLKVAYLIAKPSMTPMSVVFTFKVHLPSMGARVLLANSITLTPGTVTLDILNEDTFVVHALMHPNDPVEMDHSLAHAVARLYGIKPEQVIEETTVISVDDHRKSWIYS, encoded by the coding sequence ATGGCTTTCTGGCTGATCATGAGTGGGATGTTCGATCCCTTTCACATCGCTTTGGGGATCATTTCCGTCGCACTGACACTCTGGATTCATCACCGCCTGCTCTGTCTCGGGCAGTTCGAAAAAGATGATGTGAATGGTCCCCGCCTACGCCTGATTCGCCTCATTCCCTACTTCGCATTTCTTTTTTGGAGCATCATCCAAAGCTCTCTGAAAGTAGCCTACCTCATTGCCAAGCCATCCATGACGCCCATGAGCGTCGTGTTCACATTTAAAGTCCACCTACCCAGTATGGGTGCAAGGGTGTTGCTTGCCAATTCAATCACCCTCACTCCAGGCACGGTTACACTCGACATCCTCAACGAAGATACTTTTGTCGTTCACGCGTTGATGCACCCGAATGACCCCGTTGAAATGGACCATTCACTTGCCCACGCCGTGGCACGGCTCTATGGAATAAAACCCGAGCAAGTCATTGAAGAAACAACTGTAATCTCCGTTGATGATCATCGCAAATCATGGATCTATTCTTGA
- the mnhG gene encoding monovalent cation/H(+) antiporter subunit G: MSILIEYLSMALLGVGAFFLTLGSVGIIKMPDFYRRLHAVSMSDTLGIILMTSGMILKAGLSLMALKLLTIFLLMAITNPVGSHALSRAALRSGLKPWNTPVKNERKSTK, from the coding sequence ATGAGTATCCTGATCGAATACCTTTCCATGGCCCTGCTCGGGGTCGGCGCATTTTTTCTTACCCTGGGAAGTGTTGGCATCATCAAAATGCCCGATTTCTATCGTCGTCTGCACGCAGTGAGTATGAGTGATACCCTGGGCATCATTCTCATGACATCGGGTATGATCCTAAAGGCAGGATTGAGCCTCATGGCACTCAAGTTGCTTACTATTTTTCTGCTGATGGCGATCACAAACCCAGTCGGTTCGCATGCGCTTTCCCGAGCTGCACTGCGCAGCGGATTGAAACCCTGGAATACGCCTGTCAAAAACGAAAGGAAATCTACAAAATGA
- a CDS encoding PDZ domain-containing protein, with the protein MKIYIKSISLSFAVALSSMLPVQFIIADASTPRPEVDAPEPPAPPAPPRRAFLGVVTEKVPASTVAQMGLTPGIGLNVESVVKGSAADRAGVMAYDILLEMDGQWLTSVSHLSTLLSMKKPGETAAFRLLRKGEELAIQVELGSKPTAHPQKSWEWEFEEKMEELGRRLESIAENEEIMEHVRERIDAEEIEQNVRSALEKARYQIRQWVSDDGSRTSIVHTGNARSIVNTDDGTLIFERLSDGKSRVIAINRKDEVLFNGVISDSAELDGLEPWVAREYGKLQNHHIEVEVTEAITLDTSEKEK; encoded by the coding sequence ATGAAAATATATATCAAATCGATCTCGCTCAGCTTTGCCGTGGCACTGAGTTCAATGCTTCCCGTTCAGTTCATCATCGCTGATGCGTCAACTCCCCGGCCTGAGGTGGATGCGCCGGAACCGCCGGCTCCTCCTGCTCCACCCAGGCGTGCGTTCTTGGGAGTTGTGACGGAAAAAGTACCGGCTTCAACGGTTGCACAGATGGGCTTGACGCCAGGAATCGGCTTAAACGTGGAATCCGTGGTGAAAGGTAGCGCAGCAGATCGTGCTGGAGTGATGGCATACGACATCCTGCTCGAAATGGATGGACAGTGGTTGACGAGTGTTTCCCACTTGTCGACGTTGCTTTCGATGAAAAAACCAGGTGAGACGGCAGCGTTTCGTCTGCTTCGCAAGGGAGAGGAACTCGCGATTCAAGTCGAGTTGGGGTCCAAACCCACTGCTCACCCCCAGAAGTCCTGGGAATGGGAGTTTGAGGAGAAAATGGAAGAACTCGGACGCAGACTCGAATCGATTGCCGAGAATGAAGAGATCATGGAACACGTGCGGGAGCGCATCGACGCAGAGGAGATTGAGCAGAATGTCAGGTCGGCGTTGGAAAAGGCGCGGTATCAGATTCGCCAGTGGGTCAGTGATGATGGCTCGCGCACATCCATTGTGCATACTGGCAATGCCCGAAGTATCGTGAATACAGATGATGGCACGCTGATATTTGAGCGACTTTCAGATGGGAAATCCCGTGTGATTGCGATTAATCGGAAGGATGAAGTCCTGTTCAATGGTGTGATTTCCGATAGTGCAGAGCTGGACGGACTCGAACCATGGGTAGCCCGTGAATATGGGAAACTGCAAAATCACCACATCGAAGTGGAAGTGACGGAAGCCATCACGCTCGATACTTCTGAGAAGGAAAAGTGA
- a CDS encoding cation:proton antiporter subunit C, which translates to MAEFIHGHLDYWFTIVLMCIGIYGMLFKRNLLKKLIGMSIFQTSIVLFYVAGAVNKSATVPVATKSISTDQLMNYLNPLPHTLMLTAIVVGVATLGVGFALLSMIYREHKTLEENEILEQLK; encoded by the coding sequence ATGGCTGAATTCATACACGGACACTTGGACTACTGGTTTACCATTGTTCTCATGTGCATTGGGATCTACGGCATGCTTTTCAAACGCAATCTGCTCAAGAAATTGATCGGCATGTCCATTTTCCAGACCTCGATTGTGCTCTTCTACGTTGCGGGTGCCGTCAACAAATCCGCCACTGTTCCCGTTGCGACCAAATCCATTTCAACCGATCAGCTGATGAACTATCTGAATCCACTCCCACACACCCTGATGCTCACCGCCATCGTGGTAGGAGTGGCCACTCTGGGAGTGGGTTTCGCCCTGCTTTCGATGATCTATCGCGAACATAAGACCCTTGAAGAAAACGAGATTCTGGAGCAGCTGAAATGA
- the tyrS gene encoding tyrosine--tRNA ligase, whose amino-acid sequence MDPKQQLSILKQNVDTLINEEELLQKLGEKRPLRIKLGVDPTRPDLTFGHMVVFNKLRQFQDLGHEAILLIGDFTTQIGDPSGRSETRPVLSEAEIRDNARTYTEQAFRILDRDKTRVVFNSEWFSKMSFLDCLSLARKMTVARMLERDDFSKRHRDGTPISIIEFLYPLVQGFDSLELEADVEIGGTDQLFNVLVGRTLQKEAGQSPQIVLTMPLLVGLDGVKKMSKSLDNYIAFNHSPKEMFGRIMSISDDTMWTYYRLLLLRSENDIALLQREHPMACKKALARELVGTFYGESEASLQLEQFEAVFSRKKLPDDMPEFSWNQLSQTPSATLVNLLAATGKFASKKEIARLIKQGGIKLDGEPVTDPALMLEPSNAGRVVQAGKRIFVKIV is encoded by the coding sequence ATGGATCCCAAACAACAACTGTCCATTCTCAAACAAAACGTCGACACCCTGATCAACGAGGAAGAGTTGCTGCAAAAACTGGGGGAAAAACGCCCTCTTCGCATCAAACTTGGCGTTGATCCCACTCGCCCCGACCTCACATTCGGGCACATGGTCGTGTTCAACAAATTGCGGCAGTTTCAGGATTTGGGGCATGAAGCAATCCTGTTAATCGGAGATTTCACCACTCAGATCGGAGATCCCAGCGGACGTTCCGAAACACGCCCCGTGTTGAGTGAAGCCGAAATCCGCGACAACGCCAGAACCTACACTGAGCAGGCCTTCCGCATCCTCGACCGCGACAAAACCCGGGTTGTTTTCAACAGTGAATGGTTTTCCAAAATGTCTTTTCTGGACTGCCTCTCGCTTGCTCGAAAGATGACGGTTGCCCGCATGCTTGAGCGCGATGATTTTTCCAAACGTCATCGGGACGGAACCCCGATCTCCATCATCGAATTTCTCTACCCGCTGGTGCAGGGGTTTGATTCGCTTGAACTGGAAGCCGATGTCGAAATTGGTGGCACCGATCAGCTCTTCAATGTATTGGTGGGTCGTACGCTCCAGAAGGAAGCCGGTCAATCCCCTCAAATCGTGCTCACCATGCCATTGTTGGTCGGTCTCGATGGGGTGAAGAAGATGTCGAAAAGCCTGGACAACTACATCGCGTTCAACCACAGCCCCAAGGAAATGTTTGGACGCATCATGTCCATCAGCGACGACACCATGTGGACTTACTACCGCTTGTTGTTGCTGCGCAGTGAAAACGACATTGCACTGCTGCAACGCGAACACCCGATGGCCTGTAAAAAGGCACTGGCCCGCGAATTGGTCGGAACATTTTACGGCGAATCGGAAGCATCCCTGCAGTTGGAGCAGTTTGAAGCCGTTTTTTCCCGCAAAAAACTTCCGGACGATATGCCCGAGTTTTCCTGGAATCAGCTATCGCAAACCCCCAGTGCAACCCTGGTCAACCTGCTCGCCGCCACTGGCAAGTTTGCCAGCAAAAAAGAGATTGCACGCCTGATCAAGCAAGGCGGCATCAAACTGGATGGAGAACCCGTCACCGATCCTGCATTGATGCTCGAACCATCCAATGCCGGGCGTGTAGTTCAGGCAGGAAAGCGCATTTTTGTGAAGATCGTATGA